Part of the Sorghum bicolor cultivar BTx623 chromosome 1, Sorghum_bicolor_NCBIv3, whole genome shotgun sequence genome, TCCTTCAAGGGATCAACCGTACTGACAAAGAAATCAATAGGGGCGAGTTGAGAAGGCTGCCCTTCCTTGTCAAACCTATCGAGACAAGAAATCCACAACAATAAAAAAATCAGCAAAGATGAGAGGAGGCAAGTAATATCAGGTGACAGCAGGAAGCAAGTAACCAACCTCAAAGTCAGCCGGTCAAGATAGGTTTCCCTCTCGATAGGAAACCACTTTGGAAACTGATCAAGAATCCAAGACATGGCAAACCAAATTTCACAGATCACAGATATGAGCCATAAAGCAAATGCATCAGGCACCGGATGCATCACTCGGTAGTGGAAGAAGAACCCCAAAACCACTAGCCGAATTATGATAATCATCCTATAGGGGTTGATTTGGCTTGAAGGAAGCGGAATCTTTCTGGACAATGGCTGTCTAGCTTCATCCATTCtggcaagaaaaaaaaaacaagaaacaTTTGGTGTTTGAGTCCAGTAAAAAATTTTGCATAGAGATGAACAAAATATCTAACTAAGAAAATAGCATATGGACAGTTTTTCCATCAAGTCAGAGATACAAGTACACAGAAAGCAAAACAAATTCAACTGTTTTCTTCAAATTCTTCCGAAGTCCTTTTTTTAAGTCTTCACTGAGTACAGTTATAGCACCTGTTCAAAGAATTCTTACTAGCAAGTTGATAGGTTACTTATATTTTTCGTGGTAACTGGGCCAGGTTATAAAATTTCAAAGTTGACCAATCCACTGTAGTACAAAATAGCATGACAGCTAGGAGCCAGCTAATATAGAAGTCAGCCAAGTTTCAGGGCCATACAGTGGTAGATCTGCATCATCGCCATCATCGTTACCACCACCGTCGTTCCTCGCCTGGTGCATCCTCTCCTGCTTCTGCTTCCAGCTCTCCATCCTCTCCTTCCACGCTACACTGCCGTAGCCATATGCGGCGAGATCCTTGGAAGGGTCCATAGACCTTGGTTGCACTGCAGGTCGCGCAAGCCGTTAATTGATTGATAGTACTGTATTGTAGTATTCAGGAGGTAACCATGGCAGCTGGACGGTAGCTGATGACGTTCAGAACACGCACCAGGAAGGTTGGGATCCGCGTACGGAAGAGGGTGAATCCTCTTCCCACCACCACCCATGAACGAGGGCACAAGTGCGTGCTGCTCCGGCGGGATGTCATCGACCTGGAAGCAGAAGAAGCAAGCAATTCAATTCAGCACTTGAAGtccgtggaggaggagggggagcagGGGGAGCAATGCAATTGCAAGCGGCGTGGGTGGGTTTTGCGGTACCATCTGTCCGTTGGTGAGGAGAGGAACATTAGGGATGGGCTGGAATGGTTGCGGCACGCCGTCGAGGTCGGCGCCGCGGCCGTAGCTCATGTGGGCGTGGAGCATGGACTCGGCGACGTACTGGGAGTCGTGCTTGTCGCTCCAGTTGAACTCGTTCTCCAGGTCGTCGACgccgtcctcctcctcgtccccgGGCACGCGCGCGCACCCTGCAAACAAACACAAAGAGTCAGGACTGCTGAGGACGCGAGCGGCGGCGGGGGAGACGGGACGGGAGGCCGAGAATTGCGAATGCGGGAGGTGGGAAGGGGGGGACTTGCCCTTGAGGCGCTTGAAGCGGGTCTTGCACTGGGGGCAGTTCTGCGTGCCCTCGCGTCGCTCGTACTCGTAGCAGTCCCGGCAGATGGGGAAGGCGCACTCGTTGCAGGCCACGAAGGGCTCCCCGTCCGGGTTGCGCCCCACGTCGTCGCCGCAAATCTGGCACACCTGGCCGTTCCGCTGGTCCATCGGCTTCGGCTGCAACGAAGGAAGCAAAGCAAGCAGAGGGAATCAGCGGCGGGGAACGAGGAACGGCGGGAGGGAGGAGGAACCGAGCAGAGCGAGGCGAGGTGCGGCAGAAGGGTGGACGTACCCCTGGCTCGCCATCGCGGCGGATGACGACGAGCTCGTTCCGGTTGTGCGAGCCGGCGACCAGCCCGGCGCTGGCCTCCATCCCCCTCGCCCTACCAGATCTCCAGATCTCGGGGCGGGCCGCGGgcgcgtgcggcggcggcggcggcggcgggtgctTGGGGGAAGGGAATGGAACGGGAGTGAAGCGAAGAGGGAGGGCTTGTGCTAGCTTGTTGTGCTCCGGCTGGGGGGGCTTTTTCCTTTGTTGCGTTGCGCGCGGCGCGCTTCGCTGCCCGTGTCCCCTCCCGTTCCCGTGTGGGGCTTTTGGCTCTTCCTTCTCGGTGGACTGGTGGGTGGGGGtggggctggctggctggcgccTGGGAGGAGAGGACGGACGGAGGAGGGAGGCCGAAGGGGCAAGCAACAAAATGCGACGCGCTAGGcgctactgctactgcttgcCCTCCCACGCACAGCTCATCGGCACCACCACCGTGTCTCCCTCCCTCACATGCGCACGCCCGCCGCTGTCCCTCTCGCTTCCCTCTGGTTTTGTTTTGGTGCTACTCGCCTCGTCTGGCCTGGACGCTAGTAGTgcctgctggtgctggtgccggTGCTGGTAATGGACTGTGgactaccaccaccaccaccacgcacCCCTCTCTTTCTACGATTCTCGCTTCCCTCGAGCTCGATCAACCATGGGCCATGGCGTGGTACCGTGCCCGTTAATACCTTGCTTGCGAGCTGTGAGCCGTGACCACGGCTCAACCACCACCTCTTTCTTCTCTTGCCTTCTAGGAGCGTGCCAAATCAGATGAGCCTAGCTTAGATATCGGTGGTACgtgttttattattattataaaaaagTTAGAGTAAAATGATTAGAGGAGAGAGGTGTGTGAGTGTCGGTGACACGACCGGACGACTGTTGACTCTACTGTCTCTACAGATACGGTGAACGGTGTCTGTCTGCGGTCTGCCTGCCTGTGGTTAGTTAGGATGTCTgcttagcaaagtttgtttttttttggccttgtttagttcccgaacaattttacaaattttttcagatttctcgtcacatcaaatctttagatacatgtattaaatattaaatatagacaaaaataaaaactaattgcacagtttggtcgaaattgacgagacgaatcttttgagcctaggtagtccatgattggacaatatttgttaaatacaaacgaaagagctacagtgtcgattttgcaaaatattttggaactaaacaaggccttgatggaACTTAGCAAAGTTTGTTACGGCCTGCCTGACAGAGCACAAAACGGTCTTTTTGTTCATTCTCATCCACTCACACTGGAGTACTACATCACTATacagactttccacttaattattttatttatttacataTTATTAAGAAAAGCTTCAAAAATGGAGTGCGGAGGAAAAGGAGTATCGTGTACGTCTAGTCCAGGTATGTATATTTTTCTTTGTCTGGAAACAAAAAATGCAGTGTGCCAACGGGACGAAAGGTACGCGCTAACTAACGAGCAGGAAAACAaacaaaacaaataaaataaaaacaattCAGGCAGGGGCAGCAGGCTAAAGGAACATAAAGTCGGTAGGTGAGGTGTTATTAGCAGCCCAGCAGCGCGTGTTTACTCATTTGTTTCTTGGCCCCCTTTCTCCCCCAAAACCTTTTTCCCTCCCTTTATCCATccatcttcttctttcttttttgtgTCGTGTGTGGCACAAGAATGGAGACGAGAGGAGGAGCGTGATCATGCCATCTTTCCCCCTAATCTTTTTCCCTAATTTAGCGGCAGACAATGAAATAATTATGATGAGGGTTTGTTAGTTTATTATTAAATTAGGATTAGGATAGGACATGGGGGCCCCGGCAGGTGTCGCTGTCCGTGGGCCCGTACCACGGAGAGAGAGTGGATtaattaggccctgtttagttctccaccaaaatttttttcatccatcccatcgaatctttaaacacatgcatgacacattaaatgtagacaaaaaaataaactaattacacagtttggttgaaaatcgcgagacgaatcttttaagcctagttagtatatgattagtcttaagtgctacagtaacctacatgtgctaatgacagattaattatgcttaatagatttgtcttgcagtttcctgacgagctatgtaatttgtttttttattagttttcaaaaaccccttccgacatccttccgacatattcgatgtgacacccaaaaatttttcatctctaatctaaacaggcccttattgCACGACGATGGCGTCCGACCAACCCGGTTAGTTTTCTTCGATTCATGCCTCCATCTCCATGTGTGCTGCTCTCTCTGGGTCTGGGTGCAGTCCTTTGAGAGGCCCACCTGGCAGTGATGAATTTCTTGTGCAGGCTTAAGTGACGAGCCGTCTCTGGGTCTGGGTGCCGTTATAGAAGGTTGGAGAAAGTAGATGACGTGTCGTGTCATTAGCAAATGCAGGTAGCTAGCGGGCTAACATTAGCGGCTGCCTGCAGAACAATGAACAATTCCAGTCCATAGCTACCCCCTTTGGCTGCAACTGCAAGATCTTCTTGTAGCTAACCTAGCTAGCTCTCCCTGATAGTGATAATGATATAGTACTAGTCGTATTACTAGTAGTACGTATATTGAAAGAAGTCGCGGCCCAGTGGCTGGACGAAGGAGACATGGCCGATTCGAACGCATTCACTCGTCCCCGTTTGTCGTTACACCCATGTGACGCCATTAGTCCCGCATTGAAAGCCATTAGCGACCCCAGGTCCGTAAAACACTTCGTTTCGTTTCTGCCACTCCTCCCGTTGACCGAGTCGGTCGAGGCGGCAGAGCCAACGCCGGACGACCGGACTGGAGTCCGGCCCTTAGCAGCCGGTACGGGAACATAGGCACGTTCCCCGTTCCGAGAACTTCGTTTCGAAACGTGGAACGCGAACATCATGAAACATCGTTCTCAAATACGGTGGAACACGAATTATATATAGGAGCAATCATAGGAACGTCAGTCTCTAGCGACTATAGAACTTCGTGGTTTGTGTGCATACTGCGTCGTGCCCGTCCGTGAGCGGTCGGCAAAAAATCTAGATGGTGATTGACTCATTGGCCTAGACCTGCAATGAGCCTTAAGGTTGGAGTTGGACAGCCCtaaatgaaacaaaaatacAATAGTAAACTATATCACGCTAGGAATCAAACTTATTTGGTTCAAAACAACACGTAAAACTACCTGAGCCAACCACTACGTCCCAAACACGTTCCTTTAGAAAGTGGAACGTGTTCCGCAACTTAAAGGAACGAGACGAAGCTATATACCCCCTATATTCTATAGTTTATGAGAATATCGTACTGCGTATCATGTTCCCGTACCACGCTGCTAAGGTCCGGCCACTGTGCTACGgccgggggcgttgaagaggcGAGAGCCGCCGGCCGGCAGGGGCACAGGGGGCCAGCTAGCGGTCTAGTGACGAACGGACGTGCATGCGGTGTCGCCCGGTGGTGCTGCCACGACGGCGAACCCGAACCCCGGTGCGCGTACGTACGTGCAGTGCAGGGTAAATCCCAACCACCAGCGCAGGCACGCGCGCAACGAAGCGTTCGTCGTGCCGTGTGCATGTCTCCTGTTGTCTCTCGCGCCATTTCACCATCACAATTCACACCCTCGCTTTCTCGCGCTGGCTGAGTCATCGAGTGGCCTGCTGGACTCACAGGCGGCATGCActacacggtgctgccgacacTGGCGCTCGCCAGGGGGACGTTCTGATGGCCATCATCTGCAGCATAAAtgagttgattggatttcttatggtgtatttttctaaattttttcaagatttaatGGAGCTACATTTTTAGTAGTAAACGACATGCCACGTGCTGTACCCCTCCAGGCCTCCACACTCCAGCGAggaggttgacgacgacgagCAAGTGGGGTGGTGGCCAttggcctctctctctctctctccgtgTCTCCGGCTAGATCTCCGCACTGGATGCTGTCCTACTGCTGTTAGCATGTTTTGTTACACTTTTGTCGTGGCGCGGGAGCCTGAGCGCGGAGCACGGGGATCCAATTACGACGGAGGTGAGGTGACGACGACATCATCCGCCATCGCCGgattcctcttcttcctccaatcctcccccaCGCGGAACGCGTTCCCTGGACTGGAGGAGCGACGGGACGATCCGAGTCACGAGTCCACGGAATGGAAGCAACAAGCAACAGACTAATGACATCATTTCTTTACTTGTGGTACGTCGATCGAATCCTTGCTtccttcatcaacgcgtactgTGTACTGTTCCAGCAGctggagctagctagctaggatgAGCGCCGTGTATGATGATGAACATTGAAAAAACCATCATCCTCCCCCAGTTCCAGCTAGATTGATCTCATCTGATCCGACCTGATCCTCCGTTCGTGTAGAGACTGGGCCCCACGCCGAGATTTTTTtgtataaaaaaactaattgactCCATTATCTACTGGCTTGCTTCTCTCTCTCAAGCATCAGGATATATATGTCGCTTGATGCTACATTAGGATTATTTTGTCTATATATATAGGATTTGCTagagtaaataaataaaattataaaaaacaaAGACGCATGAGTCGCATGGAGCATTCTGCCACCGTGTTACTTTTTATACATGTGGTGTATATACCTGCGTGCATGACCTCACTTATACAGTAATCAAGCCCTGTTCTTGATCCGAAAATCTCTCGCCAAGAAAGTCAATTTGGCTGTCcaaaggcggcggcttcatccagcTCTGCCACTGGAAGAAGCTAGCACAGCCGAGCATGCCCAAAAAGAACTAAAATAGAATCAACATTCTAAGTACATCTGTCCCCAAGATCAGCTAACGCATGAGTTACTTTGTCACTTTCTCATGGTTTGTATTTCACCGTGTAAGCTACAAACTCCGATGCTAACAACATTTTTCCTTTCCAAACCAGACCGCCTGAACCAGATAGATCAAATGTTGTGAAGTCAGGGACTCTTTAATTTCACCATCAGCACTGGATGGTTTTGCTATATATCTTGATATATATGGTATGTCTACATTCGTAGCTTTTACTAGATATATAGTATATCTAAAAAATTCAAAACAACTTATATTTTGGAATGGGTGGAGTCACATTAATAAAACAAACAAATTCACCGTGAAATATATTTTCCCTCACGAGCTTAATATATAAAACATAGATGGTCAACAAAATGGAAGATGAAGCTTaatatatctagagctcatctGGTAGACTCTGGCGAGGAACACAAAAATCCTCTACTACATAATTCAGGGATCCAGACAAGGAAAAAAAGTTTCTAACATTCTACTACCTAATTCcataaaccaaaaaaaaaatcaattctaGCAAAGGAATGAAAATTAGTTTCTCTCTTCCGTACGTACCATCCGGTTCGATGGAATGGAACAAAATGATTCCCTCTCTCTTATAGCAATCTGAAGCTTCACTTCCATTTGACATTTTCTTGCGTTCTTTCTGCAATATTCCTCTTGTATTCCTCGTCACCTTCTCGTCTTCATCTTTGCAGGAAAAGAAAAGTAAGAACAGGAAAACATAAATGAGTTCAAATTGGCAAACAGATCCTTTCAGACTACAACGTCTGCATGACTATTATATCTGGTCTAAGTACATTCTTAGCGGCCAGGGGCAAAACAGAACATGTTGAAAGCTGAAATGTGCATGATCAAAACAATGAAGCTATATATATGTACGTACCTGCGGACTTCAGAACAAGTGCGCATAAAAAGAATATGGCTCCTTGGTGTAGTCCATATAGCCCTTTAACCCATCTTCTGGTGCTTCCATGGCAAACACCTTCATGCGCTGGACATGCTGGACCTTCCCCCATTCAGGGGTGTCATACTGCAATGATATCAGCTTGAACAGGCTGGGCCTGCAATGTACATTCAATTTGCTTAGCTCTGCCTCTTGCAAGTATGTTGGCAGCGTCTCAGTGCACAAATCCATCCACGCAGCTGTTCTGAGTGACGGCAGATTCTCTAGTAGCTTCAGCATTGGGCAACTGCAGATGGTGATCTTGTGCAGCCTTGGGCAGCTGCTGACACTCTCTAGCATTGGGTTGTCCCATAACTTGAGCTCAGTGAGGGAAGGGAAGCTCTCTACGGTGACCAGGTTCAGCACATTTCTTAGGTCCAAGAGCGTCAGCTGAGTTGCATGGCGTGAGAGTCCAGGAGGAAGACGATGCAGTTTGCAGCCATCGATCGTAAGCCCCTCCAGAGCAGGCATTGCCGGTATCTGCTGCTCCCAGTCCCACTCTGTCCATCCTGACATGCCCTCGAAACCCAGTGCAGTCAGCTTGGGAAATGCAAAGCCAGTACCACGAGAGATAAGACTAGCAGGCAACTGCCTACTCATGATCAAGTCTGTCACTACTCCTGCTGCTGCATTGTCCTGGCCATCGATTGAGGGAGTGAGGACGAAACCATGCCCAATACATTGGATGGCCGGAGCTTGATCGACCCAGAGGTAGTCCAAGAAGGGGAGCTGGCCCAGTCCATATGGCAGCTCGTCGCAACACAAGTAGCCCTCCAGGACCAACCGCCTTAAGCCACGGAATAAGGCTGGCATCATCCAGGCCCACTGTGGTAAGCCCAACCCATAGTAACCTTTGATGACAAGTTCTTCTATGCAGGTAGGAGGACATAGGTTACCCAACACTTGCTCAGCTCGGTCTTGCTCCTCCCTGCTGATGTTGCCTCGTTTGAGCTCTCCGTTGTCTCCGAGCTGACTTGCAAATCTCATGTTCAGCTCTTCTAGGTGCTCTTTGTTGCAAAGCTTTGCTCTAGCAGCCACTGAACCTGAAGGTGCCTTCTCCAAACCTATTATATCTAGGAATCTGAGCTTTGTCAGAGGCCCTAACTCTTCCAAGCTACACCAACCTTCTGCGCCATCATCCGAATGGGTTGGAAAGCCCGCCATTATGACCAGATCTCTCAGCTTTCCAAAACCACGAGGAACTGAGCTTATCTTGGTGCCTCTAATGTGGAGTAGCCTTAGCTTCCGTAGCTTCAAGATGCTATCAGGAAGCCGTGAGATGTTGCTACACATCACAAACTCAATGCCTTGCAAAAACTGAAGATCTCCTATGACTTCAGGGATCGTGGAAATGCTTGTAGCGCGAAGGCTCAAGCGTCTCAAATGTTTGAGGTGGCTTATGGAGTCTGGCAGCTCATCAAGATTTACATTATCTAGATACAATACTCTTAGGCATGATGAAAGGTTGCTCCATAACTCCTTTGAATTAACCACAGTGCTTCCGAATAACATCAGTGTTCTAAGGGATACCTGTTTTCGCAGAATGCCGGGCTCTACCACCTTGTTTGAAATAGATAGGCGACGGATCTTTGGAGCAGCAGCAAGAGCGATATTGGCATCCTGGCCCTCACCAACAAGGACCCCTTCATGTTTTGTTATGTACTGGGCAAAGGAGCGGATGACATCATGCATGGTGCATGCTGACTGACCGTAGGCCCCTTTCTTCGGTTCTAAGAGGTTCCTTGAGACCAACTCTCTGTAGTGCTTTAGCCCCACATCTTCAAATAGCTCTGATGACGCTGTCGTTTTGTTGTTCACGTATTCTTCTGAGATCCAGAGATTGACTATATCTTCGCGTCTGATCGGTTCATTTGTAGGGAAAAGTGAGCAGTATACAAAGCATTGTTTCAAGTCTGGAGGCAAGTCCGCATAACTCAAGTAGACAGCCTTGTTGATATCATCGTCGATTCCTGATATCGACCATGCGAAGTGGTCACGGACATGCTCCCAAGcatctcttgtttttctgatgtGGAACAAGTGCCCTCCAAGCACCTTAATTGCCAGCGGCAATCCCTGGCATTTTTCCACAATCATCATCCCAACATCCTTTAATAATCCATCAACCTCAACTTCATCAATTTCATCAGACACTACCTGTCATAAAAATGTGTCATGTTAGAGGAT contains:
- the LOC8080186 gene encoding disease resistance protein RGA2 isoform X1; this translates as MAVVLGAFAAKLAGILMGIAKEEVEMLLGIPGEITKLETMLGDLSAIMEDAEMARIRSNAVERWVRELKDAMYDVDDILDLCQIMEGPGGGEEDPIAAPSRTASSRCFNIFCFHSPVAAHEIGRKIKALNKRLRDIADRSSRFGFIVRELHSSILHSTNRAAASSLLGSSDSIVRSGVVGDKVEKDARDLIALLLQEVDTDAHRTSSGNVTVSAVITGAGGIGKTTLARMVFNDGKVEQSFDERIWLSINKGVDHLSVLRNVVAALHGGSYGGGGSAASDSRALLECALKQAARRKKLLVVMDDVWSEDVWSGLLRAPLADAAAPGSRVLVTTRNEVVARKMNARHLHRVGKLEGDDAWVLLKKQVVSDEIDEVEVDGLLKDVGMMIVEKCQGLPLAIKVLGGHLFHIRKTRDAWEHVRDHFAWSISGIDDDINKAVYLSYADLPPDLKQCFVYCSLFPTNEPIRREDIVNLWISEEYVNNKTTASSELFEDVGLKHYRELVSRNLLEPKKGAYGQSACTMHDVIRSFAQYITKHEGVLVGEGQDANIALAAAPKIRRLSISNKVVEPGILRKQVSLRTLMLFGSTVVNSKELWSNLSSCLRVLYLDNVNLDELPDSISHLKHLRRLSLRATSISTIPEVIGDLQFLQGIEFVMCSNISRLPDSILKLRKLRLLHIRGTKISSVPRGFGKLRDLVIMAGFPTHSDDGAEGWCSLEELGPLTKLRFLDIIGLEKAPSGSVAARAKLCNKEHLEELNMRFASQLGDNGELKRGNISREEQDRAEQVLGNLCPPTCIEELVIKGYYGLGLPQWAWMMPALFRGLRRLVLEGYLCCDELPYGLGQLPFLDYLWVDQAPAIQCIGHGFVLTPSIDGQDNAAAGVVTDLIMSRQLPASLISRGTGFAFPKLTALGFEGMSGWTEWDWEQQIPAMPALEGLTIDGCKLHRLPPGLSRHATQLTLLDLRNVLNLVTVESFPSLTELKLWDNPMLESVSSCPRLHKITICSCPMLKLLENLPSLRTAAWMDLCTETLPTYLQEAELSKLNVHCRPSLFKLISLQYDTPEWGKVQHVQRMKVFAMEAPEDGLKGYMDYTKEPYSFYAHLF
- the LOC8080186 gene encoding putative disease resistance protein RGA3 isoform X2, translated to MSFRRADSLHREGAGGIGKTTLARMVFNDGKVEQSFDERIWLSINKGVDHLSVLRNVVAALHGGSYGGGGSAASDSRALLECALKQAARRKKLLVVMDDVWSEDVWSGLLRAPLADAAAPGSRVLVTTRNEVVARKMNARHLHRVGKLEGDDAWVLLKKQVVSDEIDEVEVDGLLKDVGMMIVEKCQGLPLAIKVLGGHLFHIRKTRDAWEHVRDHFAWSISGIDDDINKAVYLSYADLPPDLKQCFVYCSLFPTNEPIRREDIVNLWISEEYVNNKTTASSELFEDVGLKHYRELVSRNLLEPKKGAYGQSACTMHDVIRSFAQYITKHEGVLVGEGQDANIALAAAPKIRRLSISNKVVEPGILRKQVSLRTLMLFGSTVVNSKELWSNLSSCLRVLYLDNVNLDELPDSISHLKHLRRLSLRATSISTIPEVIGDLQFLQGIEFVMCSNISRLPDSILKLRKLRLLHIRGTKISSVPRGFGKLRDLVIMAGFPTHSDDGAEGWCSLEELGPLTKLRFLDIIGLEKAPSGSVAARAKLCNKEHLEELNMRFASQLGDNGELKRGNISREEQDRAEQVLGNLCPPTCIEELVIKGYYGLGLPQWAWMMPALFRGLRRLVLEGYLCCDELPYGLGQLPFLDYLWVDQAPAIQCIGHGFVLTPSIDGQDNAAAGVVTDLIMSRQLPASLISRGTGFAFPKLTALGFEGMSGWTEWDWEQQIPAMPALEGLTIDGCKLHRLPPGLSRHATQLTLLDLRNVLNLVTVESFPSLTELKLWDNPMLESVSSCPRLHKITICSCPMLKLLENLPSLRTAAWMDLCTETLPTYLQEAELSKLNVHCRPSLFKLISLQYDTPEWGKVQHVQRMKVFAMEAPEDGLKGYMDYTKEPYSFYAHLF